A region of Clostridium acetobutylicum ATCC 824 DNA encodes the following proteins:
- a CDS encoding sugar phosphate nucleotidyltransferase encodes MKAIIMAGGQGKRLRPLTCNLPKPMMPIMQKPVLQYIIELLKKHGINEIGITLHYLPDEVMDYFGDGKELGVNIHYFIEQSPLGTAGSVRNAESFLDETFVVISGDALTDVNLTNILQYHKEKNAMVTIVLKKVTIPLEYGVAITDTEGRISNFIEKPGWGEIFSDKANTGIYVMEPGIFEFYNKDKKFDFSEELFPELLKSGKEIFGYVVNDYWRDIGNIEQFMKCNFDILNGYVDVDVDIDASQHQKGVWIGKNTIVSDNVKVIPPVYIGDNSEIRYGAEIGPFAVIGRNNIISEMATIKRSIIFENCYIGSGAELRGSVVSNNVQVGGGVSTFEESAIGTGSLVGEKSVVKAGVKIWPDKVIGSKTIIKTNVVWGENRCKVLFGKEGISGEINVELTPEFVSKLASAFASNLRMNSKVVVCSDYNLAAEMLKYSFVSGLISMGIEVYSAKEMTIPMLRFSTAYFKADAAVYIYCKGSNKEKVNILFIDKDGIMISRSMEKKIANSFLREDFRRTRANNFKRLRDFGECMGYYEDYIKENLCIQEIRNSGLKVAVSMENKLIKNEVKSIFSDLKIQYSIYDNYADLEGLKKEVIEKKMDFGVCISENCDKAIIIDENANIISTQMYESIKALILISVYKFKTIVAPVNSSKALKYIAKRYNCKYVKSKISERYILNEYILNEKDKNIKEVLFSYLSSTDALNIVINIINILARGKIKLSELMERIPNYILREKEIACSWDNKGKIMRSLIEENISKSIELIEGIKVNYEDAWVLIIPDSDEPICKIYAESNDEEKTDKIINEFESEIELFMKN; translated from the coding sequence ATGAAAGCAATTATTATGGCAGGAGGTCAGGGTAAAAGACTTAGACCACTTACATGCAATTTACCTAAACCTATGATGCCAATTATGCAAAAGCCTGTTTTACAATATATTATAGAGCTTTTGAAAAAACATGGGATAAATGAAATCGGTATTACACTGCATTACCTTCCAGATGAAGTTATGGATTACTTTGGAGATGGAAAAGAACTTGGAGTAAATATACATTATTTTATAGAGCAAAGTCCTTTGGGAACTGCTGGCAGTGTTAGGAATGCTGAGAGTTTTCTTGATGAAACCTTTGTGGTTATAAGCGGAGATGCTTTAACTGATGTGAATTTAACTAATATCTTACAATACCACAAAGAAAAAAACGCTATGGTAACGATTGTGCTGAAGAAGGTAACTATACCTCTTGAATATGGAGTTGCAATTACGGACACAGAGGGGAGAATAAGTAATTTTATTGAGAAGCCTGGTTGGGGAGAAATATTTAGTGACAAAGCAAATACAGGGATATATGTAATGGAGCCAGGTATATTTGAATTCTATAATAAGGATAAAAAGTTTGATTTTAGTGAGGAATTATTTCCTGAACTTTTAAAGAGTGGCAAAGAGATTTTTGGTTATGTGGTTAATGATTATTGGAGGGATATAGGAAATATAGAGCAATTTATGAAATGTAATTTTGATATATTAAATGGATATGTAGATGTAGATGTAGATATAGATGCTAGTCAGCATCAGAAGGGTGTATGGATTGGAAAAAATACAATAGTAAGTGATAATGTAAAAGTTATTCCACCAGTTTATATAGGAGATAATTCTGAAATACGTTATGGTGCAGAGATAGGGCCTTTTGCCGTTATAGGTAGAAATAATATTATATCTGAAATGGCTACTATAAAGAGAAGTATAATATTTGAAAATTGTTATATAGGAAGTGGTGCAGAACTTAGGGGAAGCGTAGTGTCAAATAATGTTCAAGTGGGCGGGGGAGTATCAACTTTTGAGGAATCTGCCATTGGAACAGGAAGCTTGGTAGGGGAGAAAAGTGTTGTAAAAGCAGGAGTTAAAATATGGCCGGACAAAGTTATAGGAAGTAAAACAATAATAAAGACAAATGTTGTGTGGGGAGAAAATAGGTGTAAGGTGCTTTTCGGTAAAGAAGGTATAAGTGGAGAAATAAATGTAGAATTAACGCCAGAATTTGTATCGAAATTAGCATCTGCATTTGCATCAAACTTAAGGATGAATTCAAAGGTTGTAGTATGTTCAGATTACAATTTGGCAGCTGAAATGCTTAAGTATTCTTTTGTTTCAGGTCTTATTTCAATGGGAATAGAGGTTTATTCTGCAAAAGAGATGACGATACCAATGCTTAGGTTTTCTACAGCATATTTTAAAGCAGATGCTGCTGTATATATATATTGTAAAGGTAGTAATAAAGAAAAAGTAAATATATTATTCATAGATAAGGATGGAATAATGATATCAAGGTCTATGGAGAAAAAAATAGCAAACAGCTTTTTAAGGGAAGATTTCAGAAGAACTAGAGCAAATAACTTTAAAAGATTAAGAGACTTTGGAGAATGTATGGGTTATTATGAAGATTATATTAAAGAAAATTTGTGCATACAAGAAATAAGAAATAGTGGGCTGAAGGTTGCAGTATCAATGGAAAATAAGCTTATAAAAAATGAAGTAAAGAGTATATTTTCAGATCTTAAAATTCAGTATAGTATATATGATAATTATGCGGATTTAGAAGGGTTAAAAAAAGAAGTTATAGAGAAAAAAATGGATTTTGGTGTTTGCATATCTGAGAATTGTGATAAAGCAATAATTATTGATGAAAACGCTAATATAATAAGTACTCAAATGTATGAGAGTATAAAAGCACTGATACTAATAAGTGTATATAAATTTAAAACTATAGTGGCACCTGTTAATTCTTCTAAAGCTTTAAAGTATATAGCTAAGAGATATAATTGCAAATATGTTAAGTCAAAAATTTCAGAAAGATATATTTTAAATGAATATATCTTGAATGAAAAGGATAAAAATATAAAAGAGGTTTTGTTTTCATATCTTTCTAGTACAGATGCTTTAAACATAGTAATAAATATAATTAACATCTTAGCTAGAGGTAAAATAAAGCTCTCTGAGCTTATGGAAAGAATACCAAATTATATTTTAAGAGAAAAAGAAATAGCTTGTTCCTGGGATAATAAGGGCAAAATTATGAGAAGCTTAATAGAAGAAAATATATCAAAGTCAATAGAACTTATTGAGGGAATTAAGGTAAATTATGAAGACGCTTGGGTTCTTATTATACCTGACTCAGATGAACCCATATGTAAGATATATGCTGAATCTAACGATGAAGAAAAAACTGATAAGATTATAAATGAGTTTGAAAGCGAAATAGAATTATTTATGAAAAATTGA
- a CDS encoding Mrp/NBP35 family ATP-binding protein has translation MSKCDSCPSKSNCSSESSCSSINCKYGNIKNIIGVISGKGGVGKSTVTGILAVKLRKKGYKVGVLDGDITGPSMPRILGISDKRSLIVQKKGSEDVKFVPVETKQGIKVISLNLMIESEDQPVIWRGPVVNNVLNQMYTDTEWGELDYLIIDMPPGTGDVALTVMQNIPLSGMIIVSTPQDMVSMIVKKVVTMAQKMKVNMLGVVENMSYIVCNKCGDKMRVFSKKSAKEQSEYLGLPLICEMPIDLDLVENLENGTAEEYIYNSSEYDEILNDVIK, from the coding sequence ATGAGTAAATGTGATAGTTGTCCTAGTAAAAGTAACTGCAGCAGTGAGAGCAGCTGTTCAAGTATAAATTGTAAATACGGTAATATAAAGAATATAATAGGAGTCATAAGCGGAAAAGGTGGAGTAGGAAAATCTACTGTTACTGGAATACTTGCTGTGAAATTAAGAAAAAAAGGATATAAGGTAGGAGTTCTTGATGGAGACATAACAGGACCATCTATGCCTAGAATACTTGGAATAAGCGATAAAAGAAGTTTAATAGTGCAGAAAAAGGGAAGCGAGGATGTTAAATTTGTTCCTGTTGAAACTAAGCAAGGAATAAAGGTAATTTCTCTTAATTTAATGATTGAAAGCGAAGATCAACCAGTTATATGGAGAGGTCCAGTAGTAAATAATGTTTTAAATCAAATGTATACTGATACTGAATGGGGAGAACTAGATTATCTTATTATAGATATGCCACCAGGTACAGGCGATGTTGCGCTTACTGTAATGCAGAATATTCCTTTAAGTGGAATGATAATAGTGTCAACACCACAGGATATGGTATCAATGATAGTAAAAAAGGTAGTTACAATGGCTCAAAAGATGAAAGTGAATATGCTTGGAGTTGTTGAGAACATGTCCTATATAGTGTGCAATAAGTGTGGAGATAAAATGCGTGTCTTTAGCAAAAAATCAGCTAAAGAGCAGTCGGAATATCTTGGACTTCCACTAATATGTGAAATGCCTATAGATTTGGATTTAGTTGAAAATTTAGAAAATGGTACTGCAGAAGAGTACATATATAACAGCAGTGAGTATGATGAAATTTTAAATGATGTGATTAAATAG